The region ccctagaccctCTAGCTTTGACCTTTGGCATGCATGTTCCTTTCTGCCGGAAAGCTTCTATTCCCCTAACCCTCTTACTTTCATGTGAGTAACCCGCACTCCTCCTCCAGCGCCCCGTAAAGCCTCCTCACCTCGTCAAATACCACTGTAGCCTCAGGTAACACCACATGCTTGCCTCTGGACTTTGACCAACAGAAATTTGTGTTTTTGGAGGGGGGTGCCTGGTTCGCCTCTCCCATCTGTAAACTCCATGCAGGCTGCTCAGGCTGCTCAGGGTCTGattttgtttactgctgtatccCTGTGCCATACCACGGTGGGACTcgataaataaatacttgttaaattaGTGAACAAGGTGCGTGATGAATACAGTAAATGAGGTGTGACTACAAAGGAGGATTTCTTATGACCGCTTTACAGACAGCCTCTGGAGGGAATTCCTAacagggtttttttctgttttttttttttaacgttttgacCAAGGGTTGGGGGAGACATTATTAAAGTAAATGGATAATCCTCCGAGGTAACCATTTAAAGAGAATACTATTTTGAATTTAGAAATCCTTGCGTGTTTGTTACAGAATAAATAATCATCACGGTTTAGTCATACGGTTTACCTCCTTGTTTCCGTCAGCCTTCCAAAATGAGTGGGAGATGTTAGGCGTGGATGTAAGTATTCATTAGTGGATCCGGTTGGTTGCTAGCCAGCAAAGGGGAGGCTGCTGACTCTTCTCTTTTTGGAAATGGGTTTTACTCTGCTCCCTCCGCTTCAGGATCAGGAAGGGGCGAGGATGGGTAGAGAGGAGATGGTGAGGTTGTATTTTAAGGCAGGCAAAGCTCATCCTCTTCCCCTGTCTTGTGATCTGCGGAACTTTCCGCCCACTTTGTGTCCCAGGGAAATCAGagtcctgggggcgggggtggggggggggagattaaGGGGTAGTGTCTGACATAATCCCATCTGAGTCTTTGCTCTTCTGCCACCCTCTTTCACTGATCTTTCACcggttttctcttttcctttatgatgcctccttccctccctttctcggCATCATCTCAACCATAGACCGGTTTCCACTGCACCGTTTCTTCACCAAATCCCACACCTTCAACCTCAGAGGAACCCCTGCCGTTCAGCCACAAGAAAACCACCCAGGTAGTTCCTTGGCACACATGTGCGTatcaggaaaagggaaatgaGATATACAAGAGGTGTGGCTAATGTTAGCTTTAAACACAAAGGCATGGGTGTCAGAGGGAGCTGCGACCGAACGATGAAGCCAGAAGGCTGGGTGGGTTCTGAGGCATGCAgagactgaaggaaggaaggaaactgggGCCTGGGGTGTCGGGGCCTGGGTCCCCGGTGAGGGCAGTGACTGGAAGTGACTAGCAACGTGACGTCTCGGTCAGTGGAGAGAAAGCTAATATTGGAGTTTCTAAAGGCAGGGAGCTAGGTGAAGGCCTGATATCGGAGACTGAGACCCCTTGCAATTTCAGACACCGTGAGCGGGGATCAAGCCGAGATTTTATTTACAAGTTCCCTGGGAAGTCTTACAGATGAGGGGCCATCATTATTGCTTTAAGATTATTGCCAGAAGGAGGACTGCAGGCCTCCACTGCCGGGTAGGAAATCCTGCTCAAGGCTCAAAAGTCTACCCCCGGACATTTTTATGTCAGCCCCACGTCTTTGTGTGACCTAAAGGCTGTCACTATGTCCCCCTCGCCCCGAAAAGCACAGCCCAACTTTTCGGAGAGGCCCCCCCAACCACTTTCGCCAGCACATGCTATATGTATACATCTGCCATCGAATTTCCTTTGATCTGCGTCAGTGCTATGTCACAGTATTTCCCACCAGACCCCCTCTCGGCAAGAGCAAAGTACTGACACTGGTGCTAATTTTgagcctcctcccacccccacccccaatcttcTGCTGGGAGGCAGCGTCCTCAAAGATGATCATTTCCTTCCCGCCAGGACCAGCCTGGCTGCCTTTGTACCAGATACGGTCACAGCCCCATTTCCTTTGTCCAAGATGACATCACAACTCACTTCTTATTAGGTTATTACCCCTTGATGACATATGAAGGGCCACATTTGAGGTAATTTGCATCTCTCCGGGATCTGCCCtgtttttgtgtctccccctcccccgggccTCGGCGGCGactaggagaagagagaagggagcgAGACCAAGTGGCAGAGAGGGGATGGCTCGGTAACTCATGCCCGGGGTCAGCAGGAAGGCCTAGAAGGACGCAGCGGGCGGCGGCGCACTACTTGCCCTGGCGAGCCCCGCCGCGGAAGGATATGGCTTTGTTCATGCGCAGCGCTACTCGAAGCCGGGACTCGTTAGTGGGCGGGCCTCATTAGTGGGCGGGGCCTCCCGGTTCCGGCCGGCCGCGGCGTGGAGGGAtccggggcgggaggggggcggctGCGGGGAGGCGCTCGTCGGCGGGGGCGGCGGCCCCGCGGTGGGTGCCTGCGTCCCTCGACGGACTATTTCTTGGAATGCGGTTTGTTCCCCAGAAGCCCGTCGATCTCCGTCACCGTCTGCGGCGTCAGCTGGCTCAGCACCTGTAGGGAGGCAGTGGTGGAGAGGGCGCTGAAGGGCGTACGGTTCGGTTCGAGGGCCAGAGGAGCAGCACAGCGGGGCCAGGTGGCGAGAAGAGAGTCTCAGCCGCGCCCCTGCCTCGCCCTGTGTCCCTCTGGGGCCTCTCCTCTGCAAAGTGGGGCCTCTGTAGTGGTTGAGCTCCCAGGCCCATAACGGGTTGGACAGCGAGGCCCTCCCTGACTgttggggaaggggacagagaagggctCCGCTTCTGAGTCCCCGGCTCACCTGTACGGCTCCCAGGTGTTCTATCAGCTGCTCTGCACTTGACACCCCCAGCAAGACTGAGCTGACACCCTCGCTGCGGAGACACCACGCTGGGGCCAGAGGAGATAAGAAAGAGAACTGATGGAGAACAGCGGGCGTACACACCTCAGAAGTGTCTCTGGGGAAGAGGGTCCTCCTTAGGGACAAACCAGTCTTGGGTTTGGGGGTTTCCCGGCATGAGGTGAGGCCCGGCGGGGTCCAGGGCTGGCAGTGTCTCACCGATAGCAAGCTGTGCCACAGTGCAGCCCAGCTGGTGGGCGATGGGAAGAAGGTCCATGACTTTGGCTTGTTGCTTCTTGCCGTCCTCACTCTGCGCTTTGTCCTTGAGCCACTGGTAGCCCTGGGGGCCAGGGACAATGGGCAAAAGGCCACTCCCCCACCACCCAGAGTGGCCCAGATAGCCCAGTCCTGCCGTCCTGAGCCCCCAGATCTCACCTTGATGGCCCTGCAGGTATCTGGGACTCGCCCATCATACTTGCTCGTGATGAGGCCACAGGCCAAAGGGGACAGGGTGACTGAGCCAACACCTAGGAGGAAGACGActggatgtggggaaagggatCTAGGTGACGGTTAGGCCAAGGGacaggcagggatggggggctGCGAACCGATCTTGTGGTAGAGCTCTGGCAGTTGCAcctgcaccttctctctctgaaaCAGACGGTGCTCCGCTTGCTCACACACTGGAGGGATCAGATTGAACTGTCTGGCCATGGAGTAGGCCtcctgggttggggtggggaagagatggAGATCAGAGCACTCTTTTCCCTGGGtttccactccccctcccccggtGGAGTGGGGTTTGGAGCAGCCGCGTGAAAGGTGGGAACCAGTCGTGGGACGGGGGGAGGGGGTAAGCGGGGCGGCACGCTCACCATGATTTCTGCAGCTCCCCATCGGGATGTCCCCCAGTACAGGGCAAGGCCCTGGTCAATGACATAGGTCATGGCCCGCACGATCTCTAGGCACACGGGAGAGAGGGCATCTCACTGTCAGACCCCTGGCATCCAGGACTCCATATCTGTAGCCCTCTGCCTACCCCACCGAGACCCCAGGCGTCTCTGTGTAATCAGAGAGGTTGGTAACTGCACTTCACCTTCCTCCCCATCTAAGACCTGGGGTCTGAGCCTCCACTGTGCAGATTGGGAGGCCTCCTGAGCAGGGGCTGGCTTCCTGCTGAGAGTTTGAGGAAGTGCTGCTTTGGGGGACCGTCAGGGCTGGGGTGCTGGTTTTACCCTCCATGGGACTATTGGGGTCTGAGCGGTTGGCAAAGACGATGTCCACGTATCCCAACTGGAGGCGCTCCAGGGATCCTtgcaggcctgggggaggggtggggagaggaaggtaagcacttcagcctcagtttccccgaaGGAGTTAGACATCACCCCCTTGCCGTGGCCACCTAGCTCCCCACTCCCCTACTCAAAGCCTCCAACTCAGAGTCTCGGAAGACGTTCCCAACTCCTCTGGCTTCTGTACCCAGCCCGGGCAGATTCCCAGCCCCTAACTCTCACCCTCAATGATGTGTTTGCGGCTCAGGCCTCGCTCGGTCTCTGCCCTGCAGAAAAAGATAAGTCAAAGATGAGGTGTGACAAAGATAGGGGACCGGGGCTGGCCTGGTGCCATGAGAAACTGGGACGGCGTGGGTCCTCACGGGCAGGACGCAGACCTGGGGTGGCAGCCCTACCCACACCTCTCCCATGCACCTGCACGCATTCTCTGTAGATCTCCCCACATAGAGTGTGGTGGCCACTTACTGTCCTCCCCAAAAAATCTTGGTGGTGACGACATAGCTTGATCTCCTGGAAAAAGCgaaagagagaagcaagagaAGGGATGTTGGATGATCATTTCCCCAGCGACCCCTCAAAACACGGTCTCACCTCCATCCTTTGCTCTTGAGGATGTTGCCTAGGGTTCTTTCAGCCCTAGAAGAGAGACAATGCAGAAGCACTGATCCCGCCAGCGTGGGTCagttccttcccctcctcccgaCCTTTCCCTTCAATGGATTTCCTCTCTCGTAAAGTGGACCATAAGCCAGGAGCCCATTAGGCTGTCAGACCATCCTGGACAAAATAAGAGGGGCTCCCAGAAGGAGGGGTATAGTCCTTTAGGTTTCATTCACACCACAAATATCAGTTGTACATCAACTGTGTACCAAGTTCTGTTCCAAAGGGATAGAATAAGACGATGAGAGAACAGAGTAGTAACGTGGGGGGCGGGCGGAGACACCGCATCATCTGGTCTGGTTCCAATCATCTGCATTGCCCTCTCCCTTCTTCGATCCTCTGCAAAATCCCCCACAGCATCCAAGGCTCAGCTTGGATTCCGCTTCCTTTTATTGAAAGTGTTCTCTGATTGCCACACTCTACGGTCGGCCCTTCTTGTCACTTTCCATAACTTTTATTGACCCAATTGTTTGGCACTTAATTAGGAGCTAACCAACACGTGACAAGTCTTAAACGGTCTCGGCGGACTATTACTTTAGTTTTCCTGTTATTTAACCTTGCGTATCTCCCTGTGTCTTGGGTTTAACCATTTCAACCGTGAGCCTTAGGAGGGTGTGTTGTCATCCCACAAGCAGTGACTGCTCTGTGCTAGGCTCTGCGTAGCTACGGAGGTGacatgaggaagaggaagacaaattTCACGGAAGGAGGAGCCTCCCAGTTGGGCAGCAAATATGGCTACATAAACCAGTAATTGACAGATTGTGCATCAGAGGGCAGTATAAAGGGCTTTGGGACCTGAGGTGAGTGGTGACCAGTTTGGGGAGCTGGACAATGGCTTCTCAGAGGAGCTAACATTTGGGCCAAGTCTTGAAGATAAGCTGAAGAGTTAGCCACATGGAGAAGAGGCcaaggggatgggggggggggggttggtgaggGAGCTCATCTAGGGTTTAGCTACTCCCAGCGTGAAGCCATGGGTATGTGACGCGTGGCCTGGCATGTTTGAAAATTCAGCTTTGTAATCCTCAAATCGTTGCATATAACGGATGCCCAGGATATAGGTGTtggttttatttcagttttattgcaCAGGACACCCTTCGCCCTCTAAGCTGAAGATGAAGTTGTTGGGACTACAATTCCCATAGTGCTTTGGGGGCCCCTTGGCTGAAAGGTTGGAAGTTCGCGGTTACAGAATTCCCAAGGTCCCCCAGAGGGAAAACAAGAAGCCCCGAGGTTCTCTTAGCCTTTCAAGGGTAACTTGGCTTTTTCACCCCAGTCCTTACTTTCCCGCTGCGTACACTTCAGCCGTGTCAAACAGGTTTACACCATGCTCATAGGCTACTGTCAGCACGTCCTCTGCTGTCTAGGGaggtgagagaaagagatgaagacCAACCACTGGCCCTCAGGGACCCCCCTCACTGCACTCCCGCCCACGGCAGCTCAGCCCTGGCCTCCACATCCTCCCCCCGTCCCCAGCCTCAGGTCCACCATTCTCCCTGTTTGTTGTCCAGACTGCTCTCCACGTCCACATCCCTCTTTTCTGGCTCCCTCACAGCCCCTGGCCCTGCTTCCAGGTCCCATCACTGATACCTCATCCGAGATTTGAGAACCAAATGTGACCCAGGTGCCTGCAAGAGAGAAGTCAGGTGGGAGGCAAGCCACGAAGGCCCCCTCCCTTCATTCCTCTTCTTTCGAACTCACCTAGGCCAAGACAGGATACTCGAAGACCAGACTTTCCCAGGTTCCTGCAGGATACAGAAGTGGCAGGAAGGGGTGGAGCCTCCATTAAGGGCATATATTCTCAGCCCCCAGCTCCTCTCCTTCCAGAATCAGAAGCCCTCAGGGTATCTCAGTCCAAAGGAACTAGATCCAGTGGGCCTACCGCAATGGGCAGTGCTATGGCCAAAGCctaagtgaacaaataaatgaccCTGGAGCCGATGTCCAGTGCCCCTGTCCCTCCTAGCACATGGGAGGTGTGCTGCCCGGTTTGTATTTCTTCTGCTGGGGTCTTGTCTGCGTTCCAGGCATCTCTGGGATGTGTGGAGTTCAAGGCTGGGAGGAATGTGACAGGCTGATTGTGGTCAGTTGGTGAAATCAGACCTTTCGATAGAGGGTGCTATACCACAGGGCAGACACTGAGGTGGAAGGGGGTAAACCAAGTCAAGTTCAGGCACTCAGGCAGGCAAGGGTCCTTGGACAGGCTAGGCTGATGGCCCCCCAAAACGCAGCTGGGACCACCTGAGTGGACTATGACAGGAAAGGccagctctgtctcttcctccctccactgCTGTTGGCTTGTGGAGTTTTGTCTCTGAACCAGAGAGCCCCATCCTCCCAAGGCCGCCTCACTCAAAGCCAACACATGGAGGAGATCAGATTGCTCAAGTGACAAAGTCAGGTCAGATCAGTGACCTCTGCTCACTCCCAGGCGGGagcccctcccttctgccctaaTGCAAGTTCTGAGAGCTCAGTGGGACTCCGAGAAAGTCGGTTATGATTCAGTCCACCTTCTCCACCAAGCCCCTGTCCCTCAGCAAGGGGTTGAGATGTGCCCCATGCTTCCAAgagccccactcccctccccaccaaggaAGGTGGCAGGAGACCCAGCCcttggggcagggaaggggggtaGTATCTGGGTCAGGCATCCTGAGCAGGCCAGAGTGAGAAGCCGTttccttcccccctcttcccAGGACACGGACCCAAGGACACTCCATCCCAGAGGGGGCCCAGCCTGGAGATCCGTGCATCCCTGGACTTCCTGGGGGGTATGGAGGGGAGTTCAGGGGCATCCCTTGGCTCTGACAGGACCGGTCAGCCTTGGTAAAGTTGGTTTTCTCCTACTCAGGGGATCGAcgaagacaaagagagagggaccgAGTAAGGGAGAGCCCCGGTGAAGGGAAGAAGAGGTGGAGTGAACTGGGATCTTCTTAGCGAAGATTGACGGGTCCTGGAGGCATCCCAGGAAACCTCAGGGGTCCGGAAAGGGGAGCAGATGGGGTGGGCTGCTCGGCCACCCCCATACCTGTATTTCATGCCAGTGCCTCGGCCGGTGCTCTCTCGGAGGGCCCCCGCGGGCGCTGGGGGTCGGGGCACCAGTGCGGCCCGGGCCTTAGGGACCGACCCTCCTCCCCCTGGAGGATTCCCATGCCCCCCGCCGACCGGCCCGCCGTTACCGCCCCCGGGGCCCGGCCGGGGTCCACACAGACGGTCCTCACTGCTCCGGCTGCGAAGGTTCTGCTCGGTACAAGCGATAGACACCTGCATGTCTGCTGGcccaggcgggggagggggctccgagggggcgggaggaggagggaacaggGAAGCCCGCGCGCGGACGGCCGGGGGGTGTAGTGGCGCGAGCCCTGGGAGAGCGGGAAGGCGGAGGAGGCTGCGGCGGGAGCCGCGGGGCGGGATCGGGCCCACGGGGGCGGGCTGCTGGAGGTCGCGGGGTTTGCGGCGGGAGGGGAGAGACGCGGGGGGCGGCACGAGTGCAGATACTCAGATACGGGGGCCCTGgtgcggggaggagggggaaatgggtgaggGTAAAGGTCGAGGGCGGTCCTCGGAGGATGGGGACCTAGGGACGAGGGGTGGCGGTGTAAGAGAGATGCCACCCCAGCCCAAACCGCAGCGGGACCGCTAGGCTCCCAGTAGCGTCGGCAGCGGGCCCGGATAATCAACATGCAGGCACCGCCCCCTCATCTGCATAAAGCCGCCCGCCTCCCAGCCAAGCCCGCCGCTCATCTGCATAAGCCCCTCCTCCGGAGGCTCCGCAGCTTGAATATTCTGTGTGCTTAGCGAAGCCGGGAGGAGGGTGGAAGCCGGGAGGAGGGGGGCTGGTTATCGGAGCCCCTGGGACCCGCAGCAGGTCGGCCTTCCTCGGCACAGTGGGTCTCAGTCGGGGGCGATTTTACCCCTAGGGGTCGTGTGGCAAGGTCTGGAGACAGTTTTGACTGTcacccctggggctggggggtggggatgtgCTATCAGCAGCTAGTGAGTGGCGGCCAGGACAAAACGCAGGACAGCCCCTTTGCCCCTAACAAGGGTTTATCCAGTCCAAAATGTCAACGCATATGGTCCCCACTTCTGGTttgacttacatttttttaaatttatgatggtgcaaaagcaataGGCATTCAGTAGAAGTCATACTCTGAATTTTGATCTTTCTGGGCTAGTAATATACTGTACGATACCTCTCTCCTGATGCAGGGCTGTGGCAGGAAGCctcagctcccagtcagccactgGATCACAAGGGTAAACCACTGATACACTTACATCATGCTGTTTTTTACTTTCAGTATAGTATTCAGAAAATCacatgagaggcacctgggtggttcagtctgttgagcggcAGTCCAACTCTCCATTTCACCtcgggtcatggtcccagggtcgtgggattgagctccgtgCCAAGCTCCACgctctgcgtggagcctgcttaagagtctctctttctctccctctgccccctctcccctacactctctctctaaaataaaaacataaataaaaaaaataaaataaaaaacataaataaatcacGTGACCTACTCAACactattataaaataggctttgtgttagataaTTTTGCCCAACCATAgactaatgtaagtgttctgagcacatgtGAGGTAGGCTAGGCTATGTTATGATGTTTGGTAGGTGTATTACATGCATTTTCGACTTAGGACATTTTAAACTTACAACGGGTTTATCTGGACATAACCCATGACAAAGCCTCTTTACAGGCTCAGGGGATGTGGCCACCCTGGTTAATGCCTTCGTGAGTGGGGCAGGACCCCAATCAACCACTCAAACTGACACGCTTAGGCTGCAAAGGGTTACCAAAAGTTTATTCTGTACTTTTGCAGCATCAGGTAGGAGATAAAACTGGAGAGGGCCTGGTTCGGAGGTGTGAGGATTCCTGCGGGCTTCCTGCCTGGGCCGGGAGGGCACCAGGGAGGGCTTTAGGCTGTTGTCCTGGGAGGGCTGCTGGGGAGCTTGAGGGGGTAGAGGGGCATGCAGTGGGAGCCCTCACGTCAAACAG is a window of Prionailurus viverrinus isolate Anna chromosome E1, UM_Priviv_1.0, whole genome shotgun sequence DNA encoding:
- the KCNAB3 gene encoding voltage-gated potassium channel subunit beta-3 isoform X1; the protein is MQVSIACTEQNLRSRSSEDRLCGPRPGPGGGNGGPVGGGHGNPPGGGGSVPKARAALVPRPPAPAGALRESTGRGTGMKYRNLGKSGLRVSCLGLGTWVTFGSQISDETAEDVLTVAYEHGVNLFDTAEVYAAGKAERTLGNILKSKGWRRSSYVVTTKIFWGGQAETERGLSRKHIIEGLQGSLERLQLGYVDIVFANRSDPNSPMEEIVRAMTYVIDQGLALYWGTSRWGAAEIMEAYSMARQFNLIPPVCEQAEHRLFQREKVQVQLPELYHKIGVGSVTLSPLACGLITSKYDGRVPDTCRAIKGYQWLKDKAQSEDGKKQQAKVMDLLPIAHQLGCTVAQLAIAWCLRSEGVSSVLLGVSSAEQLIEHLGAVQVLSQLTPQTVTEIDGLLGNKPHSKK
- the KCNAB3 gene encoding voltage-gated potassium channel subunit beta-3 isoform X3 — translated: MPLMEAPPLPATSVSCRNLGKSGLRVSCLGLGTWVTFGSQISDETAEDVLTVAYEHGVNLFDTAEVYAAGKAERTLGNILKSKGWRRSSYVVTTKIFWGGQAETERGLSRKHIIEGLQGSLERLQLGYVDIVFANRSDPNSPMEEIVRAMTYVIDQGLALYWGTSRWGAAEIMEAYSMARQFNLIPPVCEQAEHRLFQREKVQVQLPELYHKIGVGSVTLSPLACGLITSKYDGRVPDTCRAIKGYQWLKDKAQSEDGKKQQAKVMDLLPIAHQLGCTVAQLAIAWCLRSEGVSSVLLGVSSAEQLIEHLGAVQVLSQLTPQTVTEIDGLLGNKPHSKK
- the KCNAB3 gene encoding voltage-gated potassium channel subunit beta-3 isoform X2 — translated: MQVSIACTEQNLRSRSSEDRLCGPRPGPGGGNGGPVGGGHGNPPGGGGSVPKARAALVPRPPAPAGALRESTGRGTGMKYRNLGKSGLRVSCLGLGTWVTFGSQISDETAEDVLTVAYEHGVNLFDTAEVYAAGKAERTLGNILKSKGWRRSSYVVTTKIFWGGQAETERGLSRKHIIEGLQGSLERLQLGYVDIVFANRSDPNSPMEEIVRAMTYVIDQGLALYWGTSRWGAAEIMEAYSMARQFNLIPPVCEQAEHRLFQREKVLAQSPCPLWPVASSRASMMGESQIPAGPSRATSGSRTKRRVRTARSNKPKSWTFFPSPTSWAALWHSLLSRGVSAARVSAQSCWGCQVQSS